From Streptomyces sp. NBC_00775, one genomic window encodes:
- a CDS encoding VOC family protein: protein MTLEWEQVIVHSVDPVALGQWWADALGWVVVHSSDEEFEIRPEPDRLPGLDFVRLEESKKAKSRLHLDFRPDDQAAEVARLVAHGARRVDIGQGDQSWVVLADPEGNEFCVLGQRRQ from the coding sequence ATGACCTTGGAATGGGAACAGGTAATTGTTCACTCGGTGGATCCGGTGGCCTTGGGGCAGTGGTGGGCCGATGCTCTTGGTTGGGTTGTGGTCCACTCCTCTGATGAGGAGTTCGAGATCCGCCCGGAGCCGGATCGCCTGCCGGGGTTGGACTTCGTCCGGCTTGAAGAGAGCAAGAAGGCCAAGAGCCGACTGCATCTCGACTTCAGGCCTGATGACCAGGCTGCCGAGGTGGCTCGTCTGGTGGCTCACGGCGCACGGCGTGTTGATATCGGCCAGGGTGATCAGTCGTGGGTTGTCTTGGCAGACCCCGAGGGCAACGAGTTCTGTGTCCTTGGCCAGCGGCGTCAGTGA
- a CDS encoding alpha/beta hydrolase, protein MPRPRLSTLAAACATALATALLGPATGAHATTAEHYSGALSDGATWIADKPEQWNGTLLLFSHGFGPTIAADAPSTAAHQALLDAGYALVGSSYDPNGSMWALDSAERDQFAALTAFRRQVGTPTRVISVGQSMGGLINAQTARDGAGRIDGALGLCGLVAGGVDLDNYQLDAEYTLATFFDPADADALVNPDSQADATALADRLTKAVEAAQQTPAGRARIALAAAYLNLADWAPGQQPPARDDFAGQEQQQYAWLAQGLLGFIVPARWSVEQSAGGNTSWNKGVDYARLLHKSAHAKQVEALYRDAGLNLRTDLNQLTRGADITADPAAVAHLKRTSTAGQGLAVPLLDIHTTADQLVPVEQESALAQRVRRAGDSALLRQAYVARQGHCNFTTAEVVAALHAVEHRLDTGHWDDAATARELQHSADELGLDGAAFTDYRPSRLTGIR, encoded by the coding sequence ATGCCCCGACCCCGTCTTTCGACCCTCGCCGCCGCCTGCGCGACTGCCCTCGCGACTGCCCTGCTCGGGCCCGCGACCGGCGCCCACGCCACCACCGCCGAGCACTACTCCGGCGCTCTGTCCGACGGCGCCACCTGGATCGCGGACAAACCCGAGCAGTGGAACGGCACCCTGCTGCTGTTCAGCCACGGCTTCGGACCGACCATCGCCGCCGACGCCCCGTCGACCGCGGCGCACCAGGCCCTGCTGGACGCCGGCTACGCCCTCGTCGGCTCCTCCTACGACCCCAACGGCTCGATGTGGGCGCTCGACTCGGCCGAGCGGGACCAGTTCGCCGCACTCACCGCCTTCCGCCGGCAGGTCGGCACCCCGACCCGGGTCATCTCGGTGGGCCAGTCCATGGGCGGCCTGATCAACGCCCAGACAGCCCGGGACGGCGCGGGACGCATCGACGGTGCGCTCGGCCTGTGCGGCCTGGTCGCGGGCGGCGTCGACCTGGACAACTACCAACTGGACGCCGAGTACACCCTGGCCACGTTCTTCGACCCGGCCGACGCCGACGCCCTGGTGAACCCGGACAGCCAGGCCGACGCCACCGCGCTCGCCGACCGCCTCACGAAGGCCGTCGAGGCGGCGCAGCAGACCCCGGCGGGGCGCGCCCGGATCGCCCTGGCCGCCGCCTACCTCAACCTGGCGGACTGGGCTCCCGGCCAGCAGCCGCCCGCGCGCGACGACTTCGCGGGCCAGGAGCAGCAGCAGTACGCCTGGCTCGCCCAGGGCCTGCTCGGCTTCATCGTCCCGGCGCGCTGGTCGGTGGAGCAGTCCGCCGGCGGCAACACGTCCTGGAACAAGGGCGTCGACTACGCCAGGCTCCTGCACAAGTCCGCCCACGCCAAGCAGGTCGAAGCCCTCTACCGCGACGCCGGGCTCAACCTGCGCACCGACCTGAACCAGCTCACCCGCGGTGCGGACATCACGGCCGACCCGGCCGCCGTGGCTCATCTGAAGCGGACCTCCACCGCCGGACAGGGCCTGGCCGTGCCGTTGCTGGACATCCACACCACCGCCGACCAACTGGTGCCCGTCGAGCAGGAGTCGGCCCTCGCCCAGCGGGTGCGCAGGGCCGGTGACTCCGCGCTGCTGCGCCAGGCCTACGTCGCCCGCCAAGGCCACTGCAACTTCACCACCGCCGAAGTGGTCGCCGCCTTGCACGCCGTGGAGCACCGGCTCGACACCGGGCACTGGGACGACGCCGCGACCGCGCGCGAACTCCAGCACAGCGCCGACGAGTTGGGTCTCGACGGCGCCGCCTTCACCGACTACCGGCCCAGTCGCCTGACGGGCATCCGCTGA
- the tnpA gene encoding IS200/IS605 family transposase, producing MGGIQKIRTARHCVLVMHVHVVFVTKFRHKVFTDAHLTRMEEIMRSVCADFEGELVEFNGEDNHVHLLVDFPPKIAATRLVNSLKCWSGPYFAGTVGGAPLSVVKRYIEQQNRPV from the coding sequence ATGGGCGGGATACAGAAGATCAGAACTGCCCGGCACTGTGTTCTCGTGATGCATGTGCACGTGGTCTTTGTGACCAAGTTCCGGCACAAGGTGTTCACGGATGCTCATCTGACACGCATGGAGGAGATCATGCGGTCGGTGTGTGCGGACTTCGAGGGCGAGCTGGTGGAGTTCAACGGCGAGGACAACCACGTCCACCTCCTGGTCGACTTCCCGCCCAAGATCGCTGCCACAAGGCTCGTCAACTCCCTCAAGTGCTGGTCCGGGCCCTACTTCGCCGGCACCGTCGGCGGCGCCCCGCTCTCCGTGGTCAAGCGATACATCGAACAGCAGAACCGGCCCGTTTGA
- a CDS encoding NAD(P)/FAD-dependent oxidoreductase, which translates to MTKPESAGYDYDVVISGASLAGSAAALLLARRGVRVALLERRSDPKAYKVLCTHSIQADAYPVLDELGLIPALEKAGAVRNEARWYTRWGWIEPRAAPEGPELPYAYNIRRSTLDPLIRSHAAETPGVDLLLGHHVTGLVREAGRTLGVRAATPQGEREIRARLVVGADGKDSAVAKFAEVPARLYENGRFGYLAHFRNLPLHGGIGHAWFLEPDMAYAFPNDDGVTVIAVLPDKKRLPAFREDLEGSFFEFVRALPEAPPIDSAERITKITGAVNYPLHSRSPTAPGVAFIGNAALTGDPLWGVGCGWALRSAQWLAEAVASAATGRGDLDRALVMYARRHRRRLRGHQYLAADFAKARPFNPLERLMFSAAARDESMARHVHLFASRLIGPLRFLNPVALAKASAVNIRHRGATGPTAHLSHTGS; encoded by the coding sequence ATGACCAAGCCTGAGAGCGCGGGATACGACTACGACGTCGTCATCAGCGGAGCCAGCCTCGCCGGCAGCGCCGCGGCGCTCTTGCTCGCTCGACGCGGTGTCCGCGTCGCACTGCTGGAACGCCGCTCGGACCCCAAGGCGTACAAGGTCCTTTGCACCCACTCCATCCAGGCCGACGCCTACCCGGTGCTGGACGAACTCGGCCTCATCCCCGCTCTTGAGAAGGCGGGAGCCGTCCGCAACGAGGCTCGCTGGTACACGCGCTGGGGATGGATCGAGCCGAGGGCCGCGCCGGAGGGCCCCGAGCTGCCGTACGCGTACAACATTCGGCGCAGCACCCTCGACCCGCTGATCAGGTCGCATGCGGCGGAGACCCCTGGCGTCGATCTACTTCTCGGTCATCATGTGACCGGGCTGGTCCGGGAAGCCGGGCGAACCTTGGGGGTGCGCGCGGCGACACCACAGGGCGAGCGCGAGATCCGGGCCCGCCTGGTGGTCGGCGCCGATGGCAAGGACTCGGCCGTGGCGAAGTTCGCCGAGGTGCCCGCCCGGCTGTACGAGAACGGGCGGTTCGGCTATCTCGCGCACTTCCGGAATCTTCCGCTGCACGGCGGGATCGGTCACGCCTGGTTCCTCGAGCCCGACATGGCGTACGCGTTTCCGAACGACGACGGAGTGACGGTCATCGCGGTGCTCCCGGACAAGAAGCGGCTGCCGGCCTTCCGGGAAGACCTGGAGGGCAGCTTCTTCGAGTTCGTCCGCGCCCTGCCCGAGGCACCGCCCATCGACTCCGCCGAGCGCATCACGAAGATCACCGGTGCCGTCAACTACCCGCTTCACAGCCGCAGTCCGACCGCACCGGGCGTCGCGTTCATCGGCAACGCCGCCCTGACCGGCGATCCCCTGTGGGGAGTGGGATGCGGGTGGGCTCTGCGGTCCGCGCAATGGTTGGCAGAGGCGGTGGCCTCGGCCGCGACCGGTCGGGGCGACCTCGACAGGGCGCTCGTGATGTATGCGCGCAGACACCGGCGCCGACTGCGCGGTCACCAGTACCTGGCCGCCGACTTCGCCAAGGCCCGTCCGTTCAATCCCTTGGAGCGGCTGATGTTTTCGGCGGCAGCGCGCGATGAGTCGATGGCGCGGCACGTGCATCTGTTTGCATCCCGCCTGATCGGTCCGCTGCGGTTCTTGAACCCCGTGGCGCTGGCCAAGGCTTCGGCCGTCAACATCAGGCATCGCGGGGCGACTGGGCCAACCGCGCACCTGTCACACACAGGGTCATGA
- a CDS encoding MFS transporter, translating to MTTEPSAKTATATGPGLTTGTLVAGLLAVCLAQIGLAIPATLNGLFQSDLHPVGSQLTWISDAFLLPVAVLELTFGLLGDLFGRKRLLVGGASLLAVGELVSATASGVHQLWAGQALAGLGAAALFPTSLAILAAGTTSPAQRARVIAMWAALLSTGGFLAPLLGGVTATYGSWRWSFVVVTAVAAASAAVSARFAVNSSAPEGRSLDIAGQLTIGLGLFSLLYAIIQGPTDGWASPSIVIAFVLAALFLAAFVLAEKRAKSPLLRLDLFRNRAFAVASIVAVVGMFAFLGTAYSVSIRLGPVQDQAPMRTGLAFVLLNGITLAMLPLTERLLRTVAPGLLLGGGLLLIAAGDYLAATLPITDTAFTSLILPLGLVGLGFAITVSSITATAVNTVPVHLAGMASATTNLLRDFGFTLGPAVIGAVALSRAASNFSDSLHDSALPEALKGAGTAVLEEGGPLAVNGASEASPKLADLHPLAMDALGHGYSIGFVVCGSAALVSALLALATLRGRAVSREDSSAQ from the coding sequence ATGACGACCGAACCCTCCGCCAAAACCGCCACCGCCACCGGCCCCGGCCTGACCACCGGCACCCTGGTCGCCGGTCTCCTCGCCGTCTGCCTCGCCCAGATCGGCCTGGCCATACCGGCCACTCTCAACGGCCTGTTCCAGTCCGACCTGCACCCGGTCGGCTCGCAGCTCACCTGGATCTCCGACGCCTTCCTGCTCCCGGTCGCCGTACTGGAGCTGACCTTCGGCCTGCTAGGCGACCTCTTCGGCCGCAAGCGGCTGTTGGTCGGCGGCGCATCGCTGCTGGCCGTGGGCGAGCTGGTCAGCGCCACCGCCTCCGGCGTCCACCAGCTGTGGGCCGGACAGGCCCTGGCCGGCCTGGGCGCTGCTGCCCTGTTCCCGACCTCGCTGGCCATCCTGGCCGCCGGCACCACCTCGCCCGCACAGCGGGCCCGGGTCATCGCGATGTGGGCGGCCCTGCTGTCCACCGGCGGGTTCCTCGCCCCGCTGCTCGGCGGCGTCACCGCCACCTACGGCTCGTGGCGCTGGTCCTTCGTCGTCGTCACCGCCGTCGCCGCGGCGAGCGCCGCCGTCAGTGCCCGGTTCGCCGTCAACTCCAGTGCCCCCGAGGGCCGTTCACTCGACATCGCAGGCCAACTGACCATCGGCCTGGGCCTCTTCTCCCTGCTCTACGCCATCATCCAGGGCCCGACGGACGGCTGGGCCTCGCCCTCGATCGTCATCGCCTTCGTGCTGGCCGCGCTCTTCCTCGCCGCGTTCGTCCTGGCCGAGAAGCGCGCCAAGTCCCCACTGCTGCGCCTGGACCTGTTCCGCAACCGTGCCTTCGCGGTCGCCTCGATCGTGGCCGTGGTGGGGATGTTCGCCTTCCTGGGCACCGCCTACTCCGTCAGCATCCGCCTGGGCCCGGTGCAGGACCAGGCGCCGATGCGGACGGGCCTGGCATTCGTGCTGCTCAACGGCATCACGCTCGCGATGCTGCCGCTGACGGAGCGGCTGCTGCGGACGGTGGCACCGGGACTGTTGCTGGGCGGCGGACTGCTGCTGATCGCGGCGGGCGACTACCTGGCGGCCACACTGCCGATCACCGACACCGCCTTCACCTCGCTGATCCTGCCGCTCGGCCTGGTGGGCTTGGGCTTCGCCATCACCGTCTCCTCGATCACGGCAACGGCCGTCAACACCGTGCCGGTGCACCTGGCCGGCATGGCGAGCGCCACCACCAACCTGCTGCGCGACTTCGGCTTCACCCTCGGCCCGGCCGTCATCGGTGCGGTGGCCCTGAGCCGCGCGGCAAGCAACTTCTCCGACTCCCTGCACGACTCCGCCCTCCCAGAAGCACTGAAGGGCGCGGGCACGGCCGTACTGGAAGAGGGCGGCCCCCTCGCGGTGAACGGCGCCTCGGAGGCGTCACCGAAGCTGGCCGACCTGCACCCACTTGCCATGGACGCCCTCGGCCACGGCTACTCGATCGGCTTCGTGGTCTGCGGATCGGCCGCACTGGTCTCCGCCCTGCTGGCCCTGGCCACACTCCGCGGCCGAGCCGTCTCACGTGAAGATTCCTCAGCGCAGTAG
- a CDS encoding threonine ammonia-lyase, translating to MQETRLDTARIRAARRVIDPMFLDTPLYRCEALEPDLGCTVSIKLETANPVRSFKARGTEVVASLLADHGSRAVVCASAGNLGQALAWSGRGRGLDVTVVASRFATVAKLDRIRALDARLELVDGDHEMARERAAAIARYDGIRLVEDSLDIETCEGAATIGLELVDTVSSFDAVLIALGGGALATGVGHVVKALAPEAEVICVQPLGAPAMTHSWRRRRVVTTDSTDTIADGVAGRCPLPAVLDDLLLVADDAVLVQEASIIAGMRMLLDHAGLVVEPSAALGIAAILEDRDRFAGRHVVTIVCGSNVDVAAYHRWVGAAPLHGS from the coding sequence GTGCAGGAGACGCGCCTCGACACCGCTCGGATCCGGGCGGCTCGCCGGGTCATCGACCCGATGTTTCTCGACACTCCGCTGTACCGCTGCGAGGCGCTGGAGCCCGACCTCGGGTGCACGGTGAGCATCAAGCTCGAAACGGCGAATCCGGTCCGCAGCTTCAAGGCCCGCGGCACCGAGGTCGTCGCGAGTCTGCTCGCCGACCATGGCTCGCGAGCCGTGGTGTGCGCCAGCGCGGGCAATCTTGGCCAGGCCCTCGCCTGGTCCGGTCGCGGCCGGGGGCTCGACGTGACCGTGGTGGCGTCCCGCTTTGCGACAGTGGCCAAGCTTGATCGCATCCGCGCGCTGGACGCCAGGTTGGAGCTGGTGGACGGCGACCACGAGATGGCTCGCGAGCGGGCGGCGGCCATAGCGCGGTACGACGGCATCCGGCTGGTCGAAGACAGCCTGGACATCGAGACCTGTGAGGGCGCGGCGACCATCGGCCTGGAGCTGGTGGACACCGTGTCGTCGTTCGACGCCGTCCTGATCGCTCTCGGCGGCGGGGCGCTGGCCACCGGTGTGGGTCATGTGGTGAAGGCCTTGGCGCCCGAAGCCGAGGTGATCTGCGTCCAGCCGCTGGGCGCACCGGCGATGACGCACTCGTGGCGCAGGCGGCGCGTCGTCACCACCGACTCGACCGACACCATCGCTGACGGCGTCGCCGGCCGGTGTCCCCTTCCGGCGGTCCTGGACGACCTCCTCCTGGTCGCTGACGACGCCGTCCTGGTCCAGGAGGCGTCGATCATCGCCGGTATGCGGATGCTCCTCGACCACGCCGGCCTCGTCGTCGAACCGTCGGCCGCGCTCGGCATCGCGGCGATCCTCGAAGACCGTGACCGCTTCGCCGGCCGGCACGTAGTCACCATCGTGTGCGGCAGCAACGTCGACGTAGCCGCCTATCACCGCTGGGTCGGTGCGGCTCCCCTCCACGGGTCTTGA
- a CDS encoding NADPH-dependent F420 reductase, which translates to MQITLIGPGNMAGGIATRALTGGHRVRLVGKDATKTEALVDVLRERVPGADVEAADGVDGADIVVLALPYPAGRDVVAARGDELVGKVVVDISNPVDFATFDSLVTPPGTSAAEEVAAAAADGVTVVKAFNTTFAGLLVAGEVDGTPLDVFIAGDDEMAKKKVSDLVTSGGLRPLDAGPLRRARELEALQFLHMAMQQALGTNWGSAIKILP; encoded by the coding sequence ATGCAGATCACCCTCATCGGTCCCGGCAACATGGCCGGCGGTATCGCGACCCGCGCGCTCACCGGCGGGCATCGTGTCCGCCTCGTCGGCAAGGACGCGACCAAAACCGAGGCGCTCGTCGACGTGCTGCGCGAACGGGTCCCGGGCGCCGACGTGGAGGCCGCGGACGGCGTCGACGGTGCCGACATCGTCGTCCTCGCGCTGCCGTATCCGGCGGGCAGGGATGTGGTCGCCGCCCGTGGTGACGAGCTCGTCGGCAAGGTCGTCGTCGACATCTCCAACCCCGTCGACTTCGCCACGTTCGACTCGCTGGTGACCCCGCCCGGCACCTCGGCGGCCGAGGAGGTCGCTGCCGCCGCCGCTGACGGCGTCACCGTCGTCAAGGCGTTCAACACCACCTTCGCCGGCTTGCTCGTCGCGGGTGAGGTCGACGGCACACCGTTGGACGTGTTCATCGCCGGCGACGACGAGATGGCGAAGAAGAAGGTGTCCGACCTGGTCACCTCCGGTGGCCTGCGGCCGCTCGACGCCGGCCCGCTCCGGCGCGCCCGCGAGTTGGAGGCACTCCAGTTCCTGCACATGGCCATGCAGCAGGCGCTCGGCACCAACTGGGGCAGCGCGATCAAGATCCTGCCCTGA
- a CDS encoding PaaX family transcriptional regulator, with protein sequence MAVTSVDVAAGATAESGPEPRTQSLMLTFFGAHVLGRPIAVSSGSVIAALGRVGSTEDAVRTTLNRMVKRGLLERHRQGRKTYFGLTSHAVQVLTDGRDRIWRTGAVNRDWDGRWTMVGFSLPEAWSRERHDLRSRLIWAGFGPLQNGLWVAPARVDVREMVAGLGLEAYLRVFRAEVESPTDVREVLEQAFDVPAIGARYRVFLERWDRTDPLPAAASGDELAGQLLLHTDWLDLVRRDPHLPAEHLPADWPAAQAETVFRGLASRWERPAAREAARLLDTLTLD encoded by the coding sequence GTGGCGGTGACCAGTGTCGATGTCGCAGCGGGAGCCACCGCCGAGAGCGGTCCCGAGCCGCGCACCCAGTCCCTGATGCTGACCTTCTTCGGCGCTCACGTGCTGGGGCGGCCCATCGCCGTGTCGTCGGGCAGCGTGATCGCTGCTCTCGGGCGGGTGGGCAGCACTGAGGACGCGGTGCGGACCACGCTGAACCGGATGGTCAAACGAGGTCTGCTGGAGCGTCACCGCCAGGGCCGGAAGACCTACTTCGGGCTGACGTCACACGCCGTGCAGGTGCTGACGGACGGCAGGGACCGCATCTGGCGCACCGGCGCGGTCAACCGGGACTGGGACGGCCGGTGGACGATGGTGGGCTTCTCGCTGCCCGAGGCGTGGAGCCGTGAACGGCACGATCTGCGTTCCCGCCTGATCTGGGCGGGCTTCGGTCCGCTGCAGAACGGCCTGTGGGTGGCCCCGGCGCGCGTCGACGTTCGCGAGATGGTGGCGGGTCTCGGCCTGGAGGCGTATCTGAGGGTGTTCCGGGCCGAGGTGGAGTCGCCGACCGACGTCCGCGAGGTGCTGGAGCAGGCGTTCGACGTGCCGGCCATCGGTGCACGGTACCGGGTGTTCCTGGAGCGCTGGGACCGCACCGACCCGCTGCCCGCCGCGGCCTCCGGCGACGAGCTTGCAGGCCAGCTCCTGCTGCACACCGACTGGCTGGACCTGGTGCGACGGGACCCGCATCTGCCCGCAGAGCACCTGCCGGCGGACTGGCCCGCCGCCCAGGCGGAGACCGTCTTCCGCGGTCTGGCCAGCCGCTGGGAGCGCCCGGCGGCGCGCGAGGCCGCACGCCTGTTGGACACCCTGACGCTGGACTGA
- a CDS encoding saccharopine dehydrogenase family protein, which produces MGSGQAVAVFGAYGHTGRFVVAQLRERGFVPVLSGRDADKLKELAASEPGLDIRPASVDDPASLDDALAGAAAVINCAGPFATTAAPVIEAALRAGIPYVDVAAEIEANVDTFALFADRARAAGAVVVPAMAFYGGLGDLLATAAMGAWTAADEAHIAYGLSGWHPTAGTREAGAVSRERRGGRRIRYTKGQLEYHQDAPPALTWPFPDPMGPRAVIGEFSMADVVTVPSHLAVPEVRSYMTVEAATDLSAPDTPAPSAVDERGRSEQTFLVDVVVRSGGTERRAVARGRDIYAVTAPLAVEAVERILTGRTRTVGVASAGEIFDAPDFLRALAPHISVELSH; this is translated from the coding sequence ATGGGGTCGGGGCAGGCAGTGGCGGTGTTCGGCGCGTACGGGCACACCGGACGTTTCGTGGTGGCGCAGCTGCGGGAGCGCGGGTTCGTTCCGGTTCTTTCCGGCCGAGACGCCGACAAGCTCAAGGAACTGGCGGCATCCGAGCCCGGTTTGGACATCCGCCCGGCGTCGGTCGACGATCCGGCTTCGCTCGACGACGCATTGGCCGGTGCGGCGGCTGTGATCAACTGTGCCGGGCCTTTCGCCACGACCGCTGCTCCCGTGATCGAGGCGGCACTGCGCGCCGGGATCCCGTATGTGGATGTGGCAGCCGAGATCGAGGCCAACGTCGACACATTCGCGCTCTTTGCGGACCGCGCCCGCGCCGCGGGAGCGGTGGTCGTCCCCGCGATGGCCTTCTACGGCGGCCTCGGTGACCTGTTGGCCACCGCGGCGATGGGCGCCTGGACGGCGGCCGACGAGGCGCACATCGCGTACGGGCTCAGCGGTTGGCACCCGACCGCCGGGACGCGCGAAGCAGGCGCGGTCTCCCGGGAGCGGCGGGGCGGCCGGCGCATCCGTTATACGAAGGGGCAGTTGGAGTACCACCAGGACGCCCCGCCGGCCCTCACGTGGCCGTTCCCCGACCCGATGGGCCCGCGGGCCGTCATCGGGGAGTTCTCGATGGCTGACGTGGTCACCGTGCCCAGCCACCTCGCCGTCCCCGAGGTGCGCAGCTACATGACCGTCGAGGCGGCCACGGACCTGTCGGCCCCGGACACCCCGGCGCCGAGTGCGGTCGACGAGCGGGGGCGGTCCGAGCAGACCTTCCTCGTCGACGTCGTTGTGCGCTCCGGCGGCACCGAACGGCGCGCTGTGGCGAGGGGCCGGGACATCTACGCCGTCACCGCACCGCTCGCGGTGGAAGCGGTTGAGCGCATCCTCACGGGGCGGACCAGGACGGTCGGTGTCGCCTCCGCCGGTGAGATCTTCGACGCGCCGGACTTCCTCCGCGCGCTGGCCCCGCACATTTCAGTTGAACTGAGCCATTGA
- a CDS encoding TOPRIM nucleotidyl transferase/hydrolase domain-containing protein codes for MADMGSFREAVIAWAAGGPGDPARELAAQLPVRAAVLLEGPSDVAAVSALAASRGRNLADEGVCVLPMGGAMSVGRFARLLGPPGLGLRLTGLCDEAEYRYYARALEQASAAQQGFFVCAADLEDELIRALGVTRVEELVRAEGDLRALQTFLRQPAQQGRTSQQQLRRFLGTKKGRKIRYGRVLVEALHPDRVPAPLDGLLTSL; via the coding sequence GTGGCTGACATGGGGTCGTTCCGGGAGGCGGTCATCGCGTGGGCGGCCGGTGGCCCCGGTGATCCCGCGCGCGAGCTGGCCGCGCAGCTGCCCGTCCGGGCAGCCGTCCTGCTCGAAGGGCCGAGCGACGTCGCAGCGGTCAGCGCGCTGGCCGCGAGCCGCGGCCGGAACCTGGCGGACGAAGGAGTCTGCGTCCTGCCGATGGGCGGTGCGATGAGCGTTGGGCGCTTCGCCCGCCTCCTCGGGCCACCCGGCCTGGGCCTCCGCCTCACGGGACTGTGCGACGAGGCGGAGTATCGCTACTACGCCCGCGCCTTGGAGCAGGCCAGTGCGGCACAGCAAGGGTTCTTCGTCTGCGCGGCGGATCTGGAGGACGAGCTCATTCGCGCACTGGGCGTGACACGGGTGGAGGAACTCGTCCGGGCGGAGGGCGACCTGCGCGCCCTGCAGACCTTCCTGCGCCAGCCCGCACAGCAGGGCCGCACCTCGCAGCAACAGTTGCGGCGCTTCCTCGGCACGAAGAAGGGGCGCAAGATCCGCTACGGCCGCGTCCTCGTCGAAGCCCTCCACCCCGACCGCGTTCCCGCCCCACTCGACGGCTTGCTCACCAGCCTCTGA
- a CDS encoding transposase codes for MKLLPASAAEPSARGEQHERPARGRPRREVLAAIIFAVASGCTWRRLPPSIGPSGSTAHRRSARRWKFSTVVAGKGADSSRG; via the coding sequence GTGAAGCTGCTGCCGGCAAGCGCGGCCGAACCCAGCGCACGTGGTGAGCAGCACGAACGACCTGCTCGCGGCCGACCCCGGCGGGAGGTGCTGGCGGCGATCATCTTTGCGGTGGCCTCGGGCTGCACGTGGCGGCGGCTTCCTCCTTCGATCGGACCGTCGGGCTCCACTGCTCACCGCCGATCGGCACGCCGGTGGAAATTCTCTACCGTGGTGGCCGGGAAGGGCGCAGACTCGTCTCGTGGCTGA
- a CDS encoding RNA-guided endonuclease InsQ/TnpB family protein — protein MQLRYAFRLYPDSGQRVALARAFGCARVVFNDAVRAREHARTAGEAFPKAGELSKKLITEAKRTEARSWLGEVSAVVLQQALRDAEAAYQNFFASLKGARKGPKAGTPRFKSRKDTRQSIRFTANARWSITDSGRLNLPKVGAVKVKWSRTLPTQPSSVTVIKDAAGRYFASFVIDTDPHTDATRMPDTDQTIGIDLGLTHFAVLSDGTKIDSPRFLRRAEKKLKRAQRELSRKQKGSRNREKARLKVARAHAKVTDARKEFHHQLSTQLIRDNQAIGVEDLAVKGLARTRLAKSVHDAGWAQFVAMLDYKAVRYGRTLVKIGRFEPTSQTCSACGARDGPKPLHIREWTCAACGTVDDRDHNAAKNVKTAAGLAVTACGAPVRPGLVPAQRDETGSHGLSTEPCAA, from the coding sequence ATGCAGCTCCGGTACGCCTTCAGGTTGTACCCGGACTCCGGCCAGCGTGTCGCGCTGGCGAGGGCGTTCGGGTGCGCCCGCGTCGTGTTCAACGACGCCGTGCGCGCCCGCGAACACGCCCGCACAGCGGGCGAAGCCTTCCCGAAGGCAGGCGAGCTGTCGAAGAAGCTCATCACCGAGGCGAAACGGACCGAGGCACGGTCCTGGCTCGGCGAGGTCTCCGCCGTCGTGCTCCAGCAGGCGCTGCGCGACGCGGAAGCCGCCTACCAGAACTTCTTCGCCTCCCTCAAGGGCGCACGCAAGGGCCCGAAGGCGGGTACGCCCCGCTTCAAGTCCCGCAAGGACACCCGGCAGTCGATCCGCTTCACGGCCAACGCCCGCTGGTCGATCACCGACAGCGGGCGGCTGAACCTTCCCAAGGTCGGCGCGGTGAAGGTGAAGTGGTCACGGACCCTGCCCACCCAGCCCTCCTCGGTCACCGTGATCAAGGACGCGGCCGGGCGGTACTTCGCCTCCTTCGTCATCGACACCGACCCGCACACCGACGCCACCCGGATGCCCGACACCGACCAGACCATCGGCATCGACCTGGGACTCACCCACTTCGCCGTCCTCTCCGACGGCACGAAGATCGACTCCCCCAGGTTCCTGCGCCGCGCGGAGAAGAAACTCAAGAGGGCCCAGCGGGAGCTGTCCCGCAAGCAGAAAGGCAGCAGGAACCGTGAGAAGGCCCGCCTGAAGGTTGCCCGCGCCCACGCGAAGGTGACCGACGCGCGCAAAGAATTCCACCACCAGCTCTCCACCCAGCTGATCCGCGACAACCAAGCGATCGGTGTGGAAGACCTGGCGGTCAAAGGACTCGCGCGCACCAGGCTGGCCAAGAGTGTGCATGATGCGGGCTGGGCGCAGTTCGTGGCCATGCTGGATTACAAAGCGGTCAGGTACGGGCGGACCCTGGTGAAGATCGGCAGGTTCGAGCCGACCAGCCAGACCTGCTCCGCGTGCGGGGCCAGGGACGGCCCCAAACCCCTCCACATCCGGGAATGGACCTGCGCCGCCTGCGGCACGGTCGATGACCGGGACCACAACGCCGCGAAGAACGTCAAAACGGCCGCCGGACTGGCGGTTACAGCCTGCGGAGCGCCGGTAAGACCAGGACTCGTCCCGGCACAGCGCGACGAAACAGGAAGCCACGGACTCTCCACCGAACCCTGTGCCGCGTAG